Proteins co-encoded in one Streptococcus parauberis NCFD 2020 genomic window:
- a CDS encoding fructose-6-phosphate aldolase, producing the protein MEYMLDTLNLEAIKKWSKILPLAGVTSNPTIAKAEGQIDFFERIKEVRSIIGDKASIHVQVVAKDYEGILKDAAEIRRQAGDSIFVKVPVTTDGLTAIKTLKADGYHITATAIYTTFQGLLAIEAGADYLAPYYNRMENLNIDAEAVIGQLAEAIDRECSDSKILAASFKNVGQVNKAFALGAQAITAGPDVFEAGFAMPSIQKAVDDFCKDWESIHQKQSI; encoded by the coding sequence ATGGAATATATGTTAGACACCCTCAATCTTGAGGCAATTAAAAAATGGTCAAAAATTTTACCTCTAGCCGGGGTTACTTCAAATCCGACAATTGCTAAAGCAGAAGGTCAGATTGATTTTTTTGAACGAATTAAAGAAGTTCGTTCCATTATTGGTGATAAAGCGTCAATCCATGTTCAAGTGGTCGCAAAAGACTATGAAGGGATATTAAAAGATGCTGCTGAAATTCGTCGTCAGGCAGGAGATAGTATTTTTGTTAAAGTTCCTGTAACTACCGATGGCCTTACTGCTATTAAAACCTTGAAAGCTGATGGTTATCATATTACAGCAACAGCTATCTATACAACTTTCCAAGGTCTGTTGGCTATTGAAGCAGGAGCAGATTATTTAGCACCATACTATAACCGGATGGAAAATCTCAATATTGATGCGGAAGCTGTTATTGGACAATTAGCGGAAGCAATTGACCGCGAATGTTCTGACAGTAAAATTTTAGCTGCTAGCTTTAAAAATGTTGGACAAGTTAATAAAGCATTTGCCCTTGGCGCCCAAGCAATAACAGCAGGGCCAGATGTCTTTGAAGCCGGATTTGCTATGCCATCAATCCAAAAAGCAGTTGACGATTTTTGCAAAGACTGGGAAAGTATTCATCAAAAACAAAGCATTTAG
- a CDS encoding glycyl radical protein gives MTLTNSRFGQLTERMSTYREAVLDKKPYIDAERAILVTETYKEHQDKPANLKRAYMLQNILEHMSIYIEDESLIAGNQASSNKDAPIFPEYTLEFVINELDLFEKRDGDVFYIKEETKEQLRSIAPFWENNNLRARAGALLPREVDVYMETGFFGMEGKMNSGDAHLAVNYQKVLEFGLKDFEARAHAAKDALDLTVPENIDKYHFYDSIFIVINAIKTYSRRYAELARQMAEKASADRKAELLEIARICDKVPYEPAATFAEAVQSVWFIQCILQIESNGHSLSYGRFDQYMYPYAKADLEAGRETEESIVERLTNLWIKTLTINKVRSQSHTFSSAGSPMYQNVTIGGQTRDKKDAVNPMSYMVLRSVAQTKLPQPNLTVRYHKGLDNDFMNECIEVMKLGFGMPAMNNDEIIIPSFIKKGVLEEDAYDYSAIGCVETAVPGKWGYRCTGMSYINFPKILLITMNNGIDPSSGKRFAKGHGYFTDMTSYEELKVAWDKTLREITRMSVVVENAIDLGLERECPDILCSALTDDCIGRGKTLKEGGAVYDFISGLQVGIANLADSLAVLKKLVFEEHKLTPQELWHALESDFAGDRGEEIRQMLINDAPKYGNDDDYVDQLVVDAYDTYIDEIAKYPNTRYGRGPIGGTRYSGTSSISANVGQGKGTLATPDGRHAGTPLAEGCSPEHSMDKKGPTSVLKSVSKLRTDEIVGGVLLNQKVNPQTLAKEEDKLKLMALLRTFFNRLHGYHIQYNVVSRETLIDAQLHPEEHRDLIVRVAGYSAFFNVLSKATQDDIIERTEHTF, from the coding sequence ATGACCCTAACTAATTCACGTTTTGGCCAATTAACTGAACGGATGAGCACTTACCGCGAGGCTGTGCTTGATAAAAAACCGTATATCGATGCTGAGCGAGCTATTCTGGTAACAGAAACTTATAAAGAGCATCAAGATAAACCAGCCAATCTTAAAAGAGCTTATATGTTGCAAAATATTTTGGAACATATGTCAATTTATATTGAAGATGAAAGCTTGATTGCTGGTAACCAAGCTTCTTCAAATAAAGATGCCCCCATTTTTCCTGAGTATACACTTGAATTCGTAATTAATGAATTGGATCTCTTTGAAAAGCGCGATGGCGATGTCTTCTATATTAAGGAAGAAACCAAAGAGCAGTTGCGTTCAATAGCACCATTCTGGGAAAACAATAATCTCCGGGCACGCGCAGGTGCGCTTCTACCAAGAGAAGTTGATGTCTATATGGAAACAGGCTTCTTTGGGATGGAAGGTAAAATGAATTCAGGTGATGCTCACTTAGCTGTCAATTACCAGAAAGTTCTTGAATTTGGCTTGAAAGACTTTGAAGCCCGTGCACATGCTGCTAAAGATGCCTTGGACCTAACTGTTCCAGAAAACATTGATAAGTATCATTTCTACGATTCCATTTTCATCGTCATCAACGCCATCAAGACTTACTCTCGCCGTTATGCAGAATTAGCACGCCAAATGGCGGAAAAGGCTTCGGCTGATCGCAAAGCTGAACTCTTGGAAATTGCTCGAATCTGTGACAAAGTACCTTATGAGCCAGCTGCGACATTTGCGGAAGCTGTCCAATCTGTTTGGTTTATCCAGTGTATTTTGCAGATAGAATCAAATGGTCACTCCCTCTCATATGGACGTTTTGACCAATACATGTATCCCTATGCCAAAGCAGATTTAGAAGCTGGACGTGAAACAGAGGAATCAATTGTTGAACGCCTAACCAATTTATGGATAAAAACTTTAACCATCAATAAAGTACGCAGTCAATCACATACCTTCTCTTCAGCAGGTAGTCCAATGTACCAAAACGTGACCATTGGTGGTCAAACCAGAGATAAAAAAGATGCTGTCAATCCAATGTCCTATATGGTTCTGCGCTCAGTAGCTCAAACTAAATTACCACAACCAAACTTGACTGTTCGTTACCATAAAGGTTTAGATAATGATTTTATGAATGAATGTATCGAAGTCATGAAACTTGGTTTTGGAATGCCAGCCATGAATAATGATGAAATTATCATTCCGTCCTTTATCAAAAAAGGTGTTTTGGAAGAAGATGCTTATGATTACTCAGCTATTGGCTGTGTTGAAACAGCTGTCCCTGGTAAGTGGGGTTACCGTTGTACAGGGATGAGCTATATTAACTTCCCGAAAATCTTATTAATTACTATGAATAACGGCATTGATCCCTCATCTGGTAAACGTTTTGCTAAGGGACACGGTTACTTTACAGATATGACTTCTTATGAGGAGTTGAAAGTTGCTTGGGATAAAACTCTACGCGAAATAACCCGCATGAGTGTCGTTGTCGAAAATGCCATTGACCTTGGTTTGGAACGCGAATGCCCAGACATTCTTTGCTCTGCCTTAACTGATGACTGTATCGGCCGAGGTAAGACTTTGAAAGAAGGCGGAGCAGTTTATGACTTTATCTCTGGCCTTCAAGTAGGGATAGCCAACCTTGCTGATTCCTTAGCAGTGCTTAAGAAATTAGTCTTTGAGGAGCACAAACTGACTCCTCAAGAATTGTGGCATGCTTTGGAATCCGATTTCGCGGGGGACCGCGGCGAAGAAATTCGTCAAATGCTCATTAATGATGCCCCTAAATATGGGAATGACGACGATTATGTCGATCAGTTAGTCGTCGATGCTTATGATACTTACATTGATGAGATTGCCAAATATCCAAATACGCGTTATGGTCGTGGTCCAATTGGAGGTACGCGCTATTCAGGAACATCATCAATTTCAGCTAATGTCGGTCAAGGAAAAGGAACACTGGCAACGCCCGATGGACGTCATGCTGGTACGCCACTAGCTGAGGGTTGTTCTCCTGAACATAGTATGGATAAAAAAGGGCCAACTTCAGTACTGAAATCTGTTTCTAAATTGCGCACAGATGAAATTGTTGGTGGTGTCTTGCTTAATCAAAAAGTCAACCCACAGACTTTAGCCAAAGAAGAAGATAAGTTGAAACTGATGGCTCTTTTAAGAACATTCTTTAATCGCCTTCATGGTTATCATATCCAATATAACGTGGTCTCTCGTGAAACCTTAATTGACGCTCAACTGCATCCAGAAGAACACCGTGATTTAATTGTTCGTGTTGCTGGCTACTCAGCATTCTTCAATGTTTTATCAAAAGCAACACAAGATGACATCATTGAACGCACTGAGCATACTTTTTAA
- a CDS encoding extracellular solute-binding protein has protein sequence MKKNWLALASVGLLSTLVLSACGGSSSSAPKTKDGKIEVEFWFAGGKTAVNVWKDIIKDYNKSQDKYEIKAVTQADYGETYTKLQAAIAGNKAPDLVLLDTAPSRNLDKKKLLVDINELAKDDKDFKEDNYLQVFADQGKNKDGKRYGLPAYGTTQVMYYNQEAFKTANIQPDSIKTWQDMGKAAQAIKDTGKFKYGWEPMWGQYNLIDASLSNDAKMFSEDGKTVTINDKEWVEVWEQFRSWIHDDKTMTVNSGGQGWEYWYKTIDDVLDNTAGGYIGSSGDQADLDFKKVQAMEQPAWDADSKSAPAADALLMDVLAKSTKDEQKGAYDFMKYFTDVENQVKWTKAVGYVAVNKAITENTDYKAYVKENPQALVPFEQAKHGSVLPIDPTDGAIYDALKIAADKVELENVPAQKALDDAQKTAQKALDKALEK, from the coding sequence ATGAAAAAAAATTGGTTAGCACTTGCTTCAGTTGGACTATTATCGACACTTGTACTTTCGGCATGTGGTGGTTCAAGCTCCTCAGCTCCTAAAACAAAAGATGGCAAAATTGAAGTTGAATTTTGGTTTGCAGGTGGGAAAACAGCCGTTAATGTTTGGAAAGATATTATTAAAGACTATAACAAGTCTCAAGATAAATATGAAATTAAAGCAGTAACACAAGCAGACTATGGTGAAACTTATACTAAATTACAAGCAGCAATTGCTGGTAATAAAGCACCAGACCTTGTCCTATTAGATACTGCACCATCTCGTAATCTAGATAAGAAAAAATTATTAGTTGATATCAATGAATTAGCTAAGGATGATAAAGACTTCAAAGAAGATAACTACCTTCAAGTATTCGCTGATCAAGGTAAAAATAAAGATGGTAAACGTTATGGCTTACCAGCTTATGGTACAACACAGGTTATGTACTATAACCAAGAAGCTTTCAAAACTGCAAATATTCAACCAGATTCAATTAAGACTTGGCAAGATATGGGCAAAGCAGCCCAAGCCATCAAAGATACTGGTAAATTCAAATATGGTTGGGAACCAATGTGGGGCCAATATAACCTAATTGATGCATCTTTAAGTAATGATGCAAAAATGTTCAGCGAAGATGGGAAAACAGTTACCATCAATGATAAAGAGTGGGTTGAAGTTTGGGAACAATTCAGAAGTTGGATCCATGATGATAAAACAATGACTGTTAACTCAGGTGGGCAAGGCTGGGAGTATTGGTACAAAACAATTGATGATGTACTAGATAACACTGCCGGTGGTTACATTGGATCATCTGGTGACCAAGCCGACCTTGACTTCAAAAAAGTACAAGCAATGGAACAACCTGCTTGGGATGCAGACTCTAAATCAGCACCAGCAGCAGACGCTCTCTTAATGGACGTCCTCGCGAAATCTACCAAAGACGAGCAAAAGGGTGCTTATGACTTCATGAAATACTTTACAGATGTTGAAAACCAAGTTAAGTGGACTAAAGCTGTTGGTTATGTAGCCGTAAACAAAGCAATCACAGAAAATACTGACTACAAAGCATATGTTAAAGAAAACCCACAAGCATTAGTACCATTTGAACAAGCAAAACATGGTTCAGTATTACCAATTGACCCAACTGATGGTGCTATTTACGACGCTTTGAAGATTGCTGCTGATAAAGTTGAATTAGAAAATGTTCCTGCACAAAAAGCTTTAGATGATGCACAAAAAACAGCACAAAAAGCCTTAGATAAAGCTTTAGAAAAATAA
- a CDS encoding DUF2200 family protein: MSHKVFQMSFQSIYKALVAKVERKGGQAQNVDAIIEWLMGYSADQVAQLNQSDTTYGEFLEQAPSYNPLRQNITGKICGVQIETIEDDQTQKMRQLDKLVDWLAKGKSPQQVFDKYDK, from the coding sequence ATGTCACATAAAGTATTTCAAATGTCATTTCAATCAATCTATAAGGCTTTAGTAGCCAAAGTTGAGCGCAAAGGTGGCCAGGCTCAGAATGTGGATGCCATTATTGAATGGTTAATGGGCTATTCGGCCGATCAAGTTGCCCAACTGAATCAATCAGATACTACTTATGGAGAATTTCTCGAGCAGGCACCTAGCTATAATCCTTTGCGTCAAAATATCACTGGTAAAATTTGTGGTGTTCAAATTGAAACCATCGAAGATGATCAGACACAAAAAATGCGCCAGTTGGATAAACTCGTTGACTGGTTAGCAAAAGGCAAGAGTCCTCAACAAGTCTTCGACAAGTATGATAAGTAA
- a CDS encoding DeoR/GlpR family DNA-binding transcription regulator — protein MNRLEKIIQLVSKHQKIDVNTLSRKLAVSKVTIRKDLDKLEGKGLLHREHGYAVLNSGDDLNVRLSYNYNIKRKIAEKAAELVADNDTIMIESGSTCALLAEVLCQTKRNIKIITNSCFIANFLRQYDSCQIILLGGNYQHNSEVTVGPLLKQMINLFHVDMVFAGTDGFSPQVGFMCKDMMRCEAVQSMADAAEKTIILTDSSKFLKSSLVHQLSLDKVSRIITDKGIDQESKGFLTSSGIAMDYV, from the coding sequence ATGAATAGATTAGAAAAGATTATCCAATTAGTATCAAAACATCAAAAAATTGACGTTAATACCCTTTCTCGTAAGTTAGCTGTTTCGAAAGTAACTATAAGGAAAGATTTAGATAAATTAGAAGGAAAAGGTCTTCTGCATCGAGAGCATGGTTATGCTGTTTTGAACAGTGGCGATGACCTTAATGTTCGCCTGTCTTACAATTATAATATCAAGCGTAAGATTGCTGAAAAAGCGGCTGAATTGGTTGCGGACAACGATACTATCATGATTGAATCAGGCTCAACCTGTGCTCTTTTGGCGGAAGTCCTTTGCCAGACCAAACGCAATATTAAAATTATTACCAATTCTTGTTTTATAGCCAATTTTTTGCGTCAATATGACTCCTGTCAAATCATTCTCTTAGGGGGTAATTATCAGCATAACTCGGAGGTGACTGTTGGGCCTCTGCTCAAGCAAATGATTAACCTCTTCCATGTGGATATGGTTTTTGCGGGGACGGATGGCTTTAGCCCACAAGTTGGTTTTATGTGCAAGGATATGATGCGCTGTGAAGCGGTCCAAAGCATGGCTGACGCGGCCGAAAAAACGATTATTCTTACTGATTCCAGCAAGTTTCTCAAATCAAGTTTGGTGCATCAGCTGAGCCTTGACAAGGTTAGCCGCATTATTACTGACAAGGGGATTGATCAAGAGAGCAAAGGCTTTCTAACTTCCTCTGGGATTGCCATGGACTACGTATAA
- a CDS encoding carbohydrate ABC transporter permease: protein MSENQNMNAKSILATLIKWTILILVSIFTAFPFLWMIISSLKTKAEVMNPDNFWPTVPQWSNFSEIFFNSPIPLYIWNSLWTSLVIVLIQIVTGAMLAYALVFLRFKSRNLIFTIVMGTYMLPAAATYIPSYIILSQSGLLNTLSGLIVSSTISIFGIFLLRQAFMQVPKTLVEASRMDGASHFRALWEIVCPMTKSSFITFGLMSFIAAYNSYMWPSLITNDQPKYLVSQGLRSFFIEGGAYGTEWAKVMAASAVIVLPLLIIFAFTQKWFINGIGGDTGVKG, encoded by the coding sequence ATGTCGGAAAATCAAAATATGAATGCCAAGAGCATTTTAGCCACACTTATTAAGTGGACCATCTTAATTCTCGTTAGTATCTTTACAGCATTTCCATTCTTATGGATGATTATTAGTTCTCTAAAAACTAAGGCGGAAGTAATGAATCCAGATAATTTTTGGCCAACCGTACCACAATGGTCAAATTTTTCAGAGATTTTCTTCAACTCACCTATTCCGCTTTATATCTGGAATAGTTTGTGGACATCATTAGTCATTGTTTTAATCCAAATTGTTACTGGTGCTATGTTAGCCTATGCCTTAGTTTTTTTGAGATTTAAAAGCAGAAACCTCATTTTTACCATCGTTATGGGAACATATATGTTACCAGCGGCGGCAACTTATATCCCGAGCTACATTATCTTATCTCAAAGTGGCTTACTAAATACTTTATCAGGCTTGATTGTCTCAAGTACGATTAGTATCTTTGGAATCTTCTTGTTACGTCAGGCATTCATGCAGGTTCCAAAAACCTTAGTTGAAGCCTCGCGGATGGATGGTGCTTCACATTTCCGAGCTTTATGGGAAATTGTTTGTCCGATGACCAAGTCATCATTTATTACTTTCGGTTTGATGAGTTTTATAGCAGCTTATAACAGTTATATGTGGCCATCATTAATTACTAATGATCAGCCTAAGTATCTAGTGTCACAAGGGTTGCGTAGTTTCTTCATTGAAGGTGGAGCTTATGGAACAGAGTGGGCAAAAGTAATGGCAGCAAGTGCTGTTATTGTCCTACCTTTACTCATCATCTTTGCATTCACTCAAAAATGGTTTATCAATGGTATCGGTGGTGACACTGGTGTCAAAGGTTAA
- a CDS encoding RidA family protein codes for MSVNNEVLARNTELAPKILGSHTVAFSHYNNLSAQLPIDVSSGQLVEGGIKEQAQQCFQNLKIVVESIDHVLTDIVRLTIFVKDIQDVDTINLVQTDFFPTYVPSRTVVAVSALPMDAKVQMDAIISNGEGTIPNAPQAGDLVKLTNNTYNAPVSAMSTQTVAFSHYNNVTAQLPIDPKTGRLAIGGVKEQAQQCLKNIKVVLESIDVPLDDVVKMTVYVTNLADLDVVNEVYKTFLPDSGIARAVNYLPARTVVPVAALEMGALVQMEATVSHGDGTPPQAIEDRHGLIIEHSNTDKAPKCAYSSQTVAFSHYNHISGQLPVDASTGDLVAGAVKEQAQLAFEHIQAIIESVDHVMADVVKINVYMTDLNEMTAVEEVFSAIFAETKPALRFVGVSELPKGASVQIDATVGNAEGTPPVI; via the coding sequence ATGAGCGTTAATAACGAAGTCTTAGCAAGAAATACTGAACTTGCTCCTAAAATTCTAGGATCTCACACTGTAGCTTTTTCACACTACAACAATCTATCAGCACAGTTACCAATTGATGTTTCATCTGGTCAACTGGTTGAAGGTGGGATTAAAGAACAAGCCCAACAATGTTTTCAAAACTTAAAAATAGTTGTTGAAAGCATTGATCATGTCCTAACTGACATTGTAAGACTTACTATTTTCGTTAAAGATATTCAAGATGTTGATACTATTAATTTAGTTCAAACAGATTTCTTCCCAACCTATGTACCTTCACGCACAGTTGTAGCAGTTTCTGCTCTACCAATGGATGCGAAAGTGCAAATGGATGCCATTATTTCAAATGGTGAGGGGACAATTCCAAATGCTCCTCAAGCAGGTGATTTGGTTAAATTAACGAATAATACTTATAATGCTCCTGTGTCCGCAATGTCAACACAAACAGTAGCTTTTTCACACTATAATAATGTAACTGCTCAATTACCAATCGATCCTAAAACTGGACGTTTAGCAATTGGTGGCGTTAAAGAACAAGCCCAACAATGTTTGAAAAACATCAAAGTAGTGCTTGAAAGCATCGATGTCCCTCTTGATGACGTTGTTAAAATGACTGTTTACGTCACTAACTTAGCTGACCTTGATGTCGTTAACGAAGTATACAAAACTTTCTTACCAGATTCAGGAATTGCGCGTGCTGTCAACTACCTACCAGCTCGTACAGTTGTTCCAGTTGCAGCACTTGAAATGGGTGCATTAGTTCAAATGGAAGCAACGGTATCACACGGTGATGGAACTCCGCCACAAGCTATCGAAGACCGTCACGGCCTTATCATTGAACACTCAAACACTGACAAAGCTCCTAAATGTGCTTATTCTAGCCAAACAGTTGCCTTCTCACACTACAACCACATTTCAGGCCAACTTCCAGTTGATGCAAGCACTGGTGACTTAGTAGCTGGGGCTGTTAAAGAACAAGCACAATTAGCTTTTGAGCATATCCAAGCAATCATCGAAAGTGTTGATCATGTTATGGCTGATGTTGTGAAAATCAATGTTTACATGACTGATCTTAATGAAATGACTGCAGTAGAAGAAGTCTTCTCAGCAATCTTTGCTGAAACTAAACCAGCACTTCGTTTCGTAGGTGTTTCTGAATTACCAAAAGGTGCTTCTGTTCAAATTGACGCAACAGTTGGTAATGCTGAAGGAACTCCTCCAGTAATTTAA
- a CDS encoding carbohydrate ABC transporter permease — protein sequence MTLSQSRFKNALLVALFVLPAFIPLFIFWVYPILRTFWLSFTDWNFMTPEYQFVQFSNYKSLLADSRFYEALKNTLVFTLGTLVPTILGGLTLAMLLQKKMAGSGLFKFILFSPWITPTVAISIVWTWIFEPKNGFANLILQALHLPALEWLKSSQTAMLAVVIVTVWKSLGYAMIFYLSALEKVPKDIYEASSLDGAKPLRQFIDMTLPSISPTTFFLMIITMVNSLQAYDQIQILTQGGPSGSTRTLLYMYYQLGFQEYNMGQATAVAVVMVLITVVLSYMQFVGSKRWVHY from the coding sequence ATGACCTTAAGTCAAAGTCGTTTCAAAAATGCCTTGTTGGTAGCATTATTTGTTCTACCAGCCTTTATTCCTTTATTTATTTTCTGGGTTTATCCAATTCTTCGAACCTTTTGGTTAAGTTTTACAGACTGGAACTTCATGACACCGGAGTATCAGTTTGTACAGTTTAGCAATTATAAGAGTTTACTTGCTGATTCCAGATTCTACGAAGCCTTAAAAAATACCCTAGTCTTTACATTGGGAACTTTAGTTCCAACGATACTTGGTGGACTAACTTTAGCTATGTTATTACAAAAAAAGATGGCAGGATCAGGTTTATTCAAATTCATCCTATTCTCACCTTGGATTACACCAACAGTAGCAATATCAATTGTTTGGACTTGGATTTTTGAACCTAAAAATGGTTTTGCAAACTTAATCTTACAAGCTTTGCATTTACCAGCTTTAGAGTGGTTAAAGAGTTCTCAGACAGCAATGTTAGCAGTTGTTATTGTTACTGTTTGGAAAAGCCTCGGCTACGCAATGATTTTCTACTTGTCAGCTCTTGAAAAAGTTCCAAAAGATATCTACGAAGCAAGTTCACTGGATGGGGCAAAGCCTTTGCGTCAATTCATTGACATGACTTTACCAAGTATTTCTCCGACAACCTTCTTTCTGATGATCATTACCATGGTTAATTCTTTACAGGCCTATGACCAAATTCAGATTTTAACACAAGGTGGACCAAGCGGAAGCACCAGAACCTTACTTTATATGTATTACCAACTTGGTTTCCAAGAATACAATATGGGACAAGCAACAGCCGTTGCCGTCGTCATGGTCCTTATAACAGTGGTTCTATCTTATATGCAATTTGTTGGTTCTAAACGTTGGGTTCATTATTAA
- a CDS encoding sugar-binding transcriptional regulator, translating into MKEEKKRLLAKIAYMHYIEGKSQTTISKELDIYRTTVCRMLAKAKDEGIVKIEIQGYDSTLFALESYVQEKYGLKKVTILPYQVGHDDQDNLNHIAKEGAEVLRSMIKDNEVIGISWGSSISALIDHMTQKSLKGISIFPLSGGPSAIHANFHVNTLVYRLARLFHGQSSFINATVIQENATIAQGIKKSKYFEKTLLSWEKLDWAVIGIGAEPNAQKNSQWRDLLMGSDYMKLRQLEAVGEICCRFFDKNGQSVDKDLQERTIGISLQQLRQVPNVFAIACGQEKAAAILAALKVKCINYLVTDEETIKVLLAKDGDTYLQDKIG; encoded by the coding sequence ATGAAGGAAGAAAAAAAACGACTCTTGGCCAAAATCGCCTATATGCACTATATTGAGGGCAAAAGTCAAACCACCATTTCCAAGGAGTTGGATATTTATCGGACCACGGTCTGTCGCATGTTGGCCAAAGCTAAGGATGAGGGCATTGTTAAAATAGAGATTCAAGGCTATGACTCCACCCTATTTGCCTTGGAATCCTACGTTCAAGAAAAGTATGGTCTCAAAAAAGTGACTATCTTGCCTTATCAAGTAGGGCATGACGACCAAGATAACCTCAATCATATAGCTAAAGAAGGGGCGGAAGTTCTCCGTTCCATGATTAAAGACAATGAGGTTATTGGCATTTCATGGGGTTCTAGCATTAGCGCCTTGATTGACCATATGACTCAGAAGAGTTTGAAGGGGATTTCGATTTTCCCACTTTCTGGAGGTCCAAGTGCTATCCATGCTAACTTTCATGTGAATACTTTGGTTTACCGCTTAGCTCGGTTATTTCACGGTCAAAGCTCATTTATTAATGCCACTGTCATTCAGGAAAATGCTACGATTGCTCAGGGGATTAAGAAATCCAAATACTTTGAAAAAACCTTGCTTTCCTGGGAGAAACTGGATTGGGCAGTTATTGGTATTGGAGCCGAGCCTAATGCTCAAAAAAATAGCCAATGGCGTGATCTTTTGATGGGTAGCGACTATATGAAACTGCGTCAACTTGAGGCTGTCGGTGAGATTTGCTGCCGCTTCTTTGACAAGAATGGTCAGTCAGTTGATAAAGACCTACAAGAACGCACGATCGGTATTTCCTTGCAACAATTAAGGCAAGTACCAAATGTCTTTGCCATTGCTTGCGGCCAAGAAAAAGCTGCTGCCATCTTAGCTGCTTTAAAAGTTAAGTGTATTAATTATTTAGTTACCGATGAAGAAACTATCAAAGTCTTATTAGCAAAGGACGGCGATACCTATCTGCAAGATAAAATAGGATAA
- a CDS encoding glycyl-radical enzyme activating protein, which produces MTESGIVFNIQHFSIHDGPGIRTTVFLKGCPLRCPWCANPESQRREPEEMLKADGQSYETVGQVKTIDQIMEEVLKDQDFYEESGGGLTLSGGEIFAQFEFAKAILKAAKKAGLHTAIETTAYTKHEQFLDLIQYVDFIYTDLKHYDQIKHRKVTGVANQVIIKNIHAAFQAGKKIVLRIPVIPNFNDSLEDAQCFAQLFNELDINQVQLLPFHQFGENKYKLLERDYTMSDVPAYHPEDLKDYQQVFLDHQIHCYF; this is translated from the coding sequence ATGACAGAATCAGGAATTGTCTTTAACATCCAACACTTTAGTATCCATGACGGCCCAGGTATCCGGACCACTGTTTTTTTAAAGGGATGTCCTCTAAGATGTCCTTGGTGTGCTAACCCAGAGTCTCAACGGAGAGAACCGGAGGAAATGCTCAAGGCAGACGGTCAATCCTATGAAACAGTCGGTCAAGTTAAAACAATCGACCAAATTATGGAAGAAGTCCTCAAAGACCAAGATTTCTATGAAGAATCTGGAGGCGGACTAACCTTATCAGGTGGTGAAATTTTTGCTCAATTTGAATTCGCAAAGGCCATCTTAAAGGCAGCCAAAAAAGCTGGACTGCATACCGCCATTGAGACCACCGCTTATACCAAACACGAGCAATTCCTAGATTTGATTCAATATGTCGATTTTATCTACACCGACCTCAAGCACTATGATCAAATCAAACACCGCAAGGTTACAGGCGTAGCTAACCAGGTCATTATCAAGAATATCCATGCTGCCTTTCAAGCTGGCAAAAAAATCGTTCTCCGCATCCCTGTCATCCCTAACTTCAATGACAGCCTAGAAGATGCCCAATGCTTTGCCCAACTCTTTAACGAGTTGGACATTAATCAGGTGCAATTACTTCCTTTCCATCAATTTGGGGAAAACAAATACAAACTCTTGGAACGCGACTACACAATGAGTGATGTCCCAGCTTACCATCCCGAAGACCTCAAAGACTATCAACAAGTCTTCCTAGACCATCAGATTCATTGTTACTTTTAA
- a CDS encoding DMT family transporter: MALYFLLLAIIAEVIATSTLKLTKGFTLFWPSILCSCVYMICHYFFAKAIQELNLGVAYALWCGLGILVTVLVSLIFYKESLSLTGVLGIILILAGCLLVNLGGN; this comes from the coding sequence ATGGCCCTCTATTTTTTACTCTTAGCCATCATCGCAGAAGTCATTGCAACATCAACTTTAAAGTTGACTAAGGGATTTACACTATTCTGGCCAAGTATCTTGTGCTCTTGTGTATATATGATCTGTCACTATTTTTTTGCCAAAGCTATCCAAGAATTAAATTTGGGAGTGGCATATGCCTTATGGTGTGGTCTAGGAATCCTAGTAACAGTTCTAGTATCTCTTATTTTTTATAAGGAAAGTCTATCTCTTACTGGGGTACTAGGGATTATATTAATTTTAGCTGGCTGTCTTTTAGTCAATTTAGGAGGAAACTAA